In Bacillus toyonensis BCT-7112, a single window of DNA contains:
- a CDS encoding type III pantothenate kinase: MIFVLDVGNTNAVLGVFQDGELRQHWRMETDRHKTEDEYGMLVKQLLEHEGLSFEDVKGIIVSSVVPPIMFALERMCEKYFKIKPLVVGPGIKTGLNIKYENPREVGADRIVNAVAGIHLYGSPLIIVDFGTATTYCYINEEKHYMGGVITPGIMISAEALYSRAAKLPRIEITKPSSVIGKNTVSAMQSGILYGYVGQVEGIVKRMKEEAKQEPKVIATGGLAKLISEESNVIDIVDPFLTLKGLYMLYERNANLQYEKGE, translated from the coding sequence ATGATTTTTGTATTGGATGTAGGGAACACAAATGCTGTACTAGGCGTATTTCAAGATGGGGAACTTCGTCAGCATTGGCGTATGGAAACAGATCGTCACAAGACGGAAGATGAATATGGAATGCTTGTAAAGCAGTTACTTGAGCATGAGGGTCTTTCATTTGAAGATGTGAAAGGTATTATTGTGTCTTCAGTTGTACCACCAATTATGTTTGCTTTAGAGCGCATGTGTGAAAAGTATTTTAAAATTAAACCGCTTGTAGTAGGGCCCGGGATAAAAACAGGGCTAAATATTAAATATGAAAATCCGCGTGAAGTAGGCGCAGACCGAATTGTAAATGCAGTAGCGGGAATCCATTTATATGGAAGTCCGCTTATTATTGTCGATTTCGGTACGGCTACCACATATTGTTATATTAACGAAGAGAAGCATTACATGGGTGGAGTTATTACACCGGGAATTATGATTTCAGCGGAAGCCTTATATAGTAGAGCGGCAAAACTTCCTCGTATTGAAATTACAAAACCAAGTAGTGTTATTGGGAAGAATACAGTAAGTGCGATGCAATCTGGTATTCTTTACGGATATGTTGGACAAGTGGAAGGTATTGTTAAGCGTATGAAAGAGGAAGCTAAACAGGAACCAAAAGTTATTGCAACAGGTGGATTAGCGAAATTAATTTCAGAAGAATCAAATGTAATTGATATCGTAGATCCGTTTTTAACGTTAAAAGGTTTGTATATGTTATATGAACGTAATGCAAATTTACAGTATGAGAAAGGTGAATAA
- the hslO gene encoding redox-regulated molecular chaperone HslO: protein MKDYLVKALAFDGEVRAYSVRTTNTVSEAQRRHDTWRTASAALGRSLTAGTMMGAMLKGNQKLTIKVEGNGPIGPILVDAHANGDVRGYVTNPHVDFEGTEQGKLRVYQAVGTEGFVTVIKDIGMREPFIGQSPIVSGELGEDFTYYFAVSEQTPSSVGVGVLVNGDDSVLAAGGFILQIMPGAQEETIAFIEDRLQKIPPVSTLIEQGLSPEELLYAVLGEDKVKVLETMDVQFNCTCSRERIESVLISLGKTELEQIREEEEETEVHCHFCNERYKFSKEDITSIIVNL from the coding sequence ATGAAAGATTATTTAGTAAAAGCTTTAGCATTTGATGGAGAAGTACGTGCGTATAGTGTGCGTACAACAAATACAGTAAGTGAAGCGCAAAGACGTCACGACACGTGGAGAACTGCTTCAGCAGCGCTTGGCCGTTCTTTAACTGCGGGTACAATGATGGGTGCGATGTTAAAAGGTAATCAAAAGTTAACAATTAAGGTAGAGGGTAACGGTCCGATTGGTCCAATCTTAGTGGATGCTCATGCAAATGGGGATGTACGTGGTTATGTAACGAATCCGCATGTTGATTTTGAAGGAACAGAACAAGGAAAACTACGTGTATATCAAGCGGTGGGAACAGAAGGATTTGTAACTGTAATTAAAGATATTGGTATGCGCGAGCCGTTTATTGGTCAATCTCCAATTGTTTCAGGTGAATTAGGAGAAGACTTCACGTACTATTTTGCAGTTTCTGAACAGACGCCTTCTTCTGTTGGTGTTGGTGTTCTTGTAAATGGAGATGACAGCGTATTAGCGGCGGGTGGATTTATCCTTCAAATTATGCCGGGCGCACAGGAAGAAACAATTGCATTCATTGAAGATCGTTTGCAAAAAATCCCTCCTGTATCAACATTGATCGAACAAGGTCTTTCTCCAGAAGAGCTACTATATGCAGTTCTTGGGGAAGATAAAGTAAAGGTATTAGAAACTATGGATGTTCAATTTAATTGCACTTGCTCACGTGAACGTATTGAGAGTGTGTTAATTAGTTTAGGTAAAACAGAATTAGAGCAAATTCGTGAAGAAGAAGAAGAGACGGAAGTGCACTGTCATTTCTGTAATGAACGATATAAATTCTCTAAAGAAGATATTACAAGCATAATTGTGAACTTGTAA
- the cysK gene encoding cysteine synthase A, translating into MRVAQSVSELIGKTPIVKLNRIVESDSADVYLKLEFMNPGSSVKDRIALAMIEDAEKKGLLKEGDTIIEPTSGNTGIGLAMVAAAKGYKAILVMPETMSIERRNLLRAYGAELVLTPGPEGMGGAIRKATELAKEHGYFIPQQFQNQSNPEIHRLTTGPEIVEQMGDQLDAFIAGIGTGGTITGAGEVLKEAYKDIKIYAVEPADSPVLSGGKPGPHKIQGIGAGFIPETLDVKVYDEIIQVKTEQAFEYARRVAKEEGILVGISSGAVIYAATEVAKKLGKGKKVLVIIPSNGERYLSTPLYQFES; encoded by the coding sequence ATGCGAGTGGCACAATCAGTTTCAGAATTAATCGGGAAAACGCCGATCGTTAAGTTGAACCGCATCGTAGAATCAGACAGCGCAGATGTATACTTAAAATTAGAATTTATGAATCCTGGGAGCAGTGTTAAAGATCGTATTGCATTAGCTATGATTGAAGATGCTGAAAAGAAAGGATTATTAAAAGAAGGCGATACAATCATTGAGCCAACAAGTGGTAACACAGGAATTGGTTTAGCGATGGTAGCGGCCGCTAAAGGATATAAGGCGATTTTAGTAATGCCAGAAACAATGAGTATTGAGCGTCGTAATTTATTACGTGCTTACGGTGCTGAATTAGTATTGACTCCAGGTCCTGAAGGAATGGGTGGGGCAATTCGTAAAGCGACTGAATTAGCGAAAGAGCATGGCTACTTTATACCGCAACAGTTCCAAAATCAATCAAATCCAGAAATTCATCGTTTAACAACAGGTCCAGAAATTGTTGAACAAATGGGTGATCAATTAGATGCGTTTATTGCAGGTATTGGTACAGGTGGAACAATTACTGGTGCTGGTGAAGTGCTGAAGGAAGCGTATAAAGATATTAAAATTTATGCAGTAGAACCTGCGGACTCACCAGTATTATCTGGTGGGAAGCCGGGGCCACATAAAATCCAAGGAATTGGGGCGGGATTCATCCCAGAGACATTGGATGTAAAGGTATATGATGAAATTATTCAAGTAAAAACAGAGCAAGCGTTTGAATATGCGAGAAGAGTGGCTAAAGAGGAAGGTATTTTAGTTGGTATCTCTTCAGGAGCAGTTATTTATGCAGCGACAGAAGTTGCGAAAAAATTAGGTAAAGGGAAAAAAGTACTTGTTATTATTCCAAGTAACGGTGAACGTTATTTAAGTACACCACTTTATCAATTTGAATCATAA
- the pabB gene encoding aminodeoxychorismate synthase component I, whose amino-acid sequence MQRRKSLALSIPYQLDFFKQYKFLSQDKPQHILLESGRGGRYNIVGLNPVAVIQGKGETLHISESGKETIKRGNPLDLMQEYMEKWKTDYNPEYPPFQGGAIGYFSYDCIRYIEKLPSLAEDDLNIPDIFFLLFDDVFVYDQEEKVLWIITHYVDKHAEAEERLHEWKNLWAAEVPEVTMPFERPEKKNEAVAFTEEGFMKAVERIQEYIGNGDVFQVNLSTRQERTLQTHPLEIYTSLRKINPSPYMGYLELGDFQIVSASPELLIKKQGQEVSTRPIAGTRSRGANEQEDEELARELIENEKERAEHVMLVDLERNDLGRVCKYGTVEVDEFMVIEKYSHVMHIVSNVRGEVEEDKDAFDLVKAVFPGGTITGAPKIRTMEIIEELEPVRRGIYTGSIGWIGYSGDTELNIVIRTLLAKDGQAHVQAGAGIVIDSNPKNEYKESLKKAIALWRAKESSEETVR is encoded by the coding sequence ATGCAACGAAGAAAATCTTTAGCGCTTTCTATTCCATATCAGTTAGATTTCTTTAAGCAATATAAATTTCTTTCTCAGGATAAGCCGCAACATATTTTGCTAGAAAGCGGACGTGGCGGTCGTTATAACATAGTGGGGTTAAACCCAGTAGCGGTAATCCAAGGGAAGGGTGAAACGTTACATATAAGCGAAAGTGGTAAGGAAACAATAAAGCGAGGGAATCCATTAGATTTAATGCAAGAATATATGGAAAAATGGAAAACAGACTACAATCCAGAGTACCCGCCGTTTCAAGGTGGTGCGATTGGCTACTTTAGTTATGATTGTATCCGTTATATCGAAAAACTCCCTTCTCTTGCAGAGGATGATCTGAATATACCCGATATATTCTTTTTATTATTTGACGATGTGTTCGTCTATGATCAAGAAGAAAAAGTATTGTGGATTATTACACATTATGTAGATAAGCATGCAGAGGCGGAAGAACGATTACATGAATGGAAGAATCTTTGGGCGGCAGAAGTGCCTGAAGTGACTATGCCGTTTGAACGTCCTGAAAAGAAAAATGAAGCGGTTGCTTTTACAGAAGAAGGCTTTATGAAGGCTGTTGAACGTATTCAAGAATATATTGGAAATGGTGATGTGTTTCAAGTAAACTTGTCGACAAGGCAAGAAAGAACTTTACAAACGCATCCGCTAGAAATTTATACAAGTCTTCGTAAAATTAATCCATCTCCATATATGGGATACTTGGAGCTTGGGGATTTTCAAATTGTTAGTGCTTCGCCTGAATTGCTAATTAAAAAACAAGGGCAAGAAGTAAGTACAAGACCAATTGCTGGTACAAGATCCCGCGGTGCGAATGAACAAGAGGATGAAGAATTAGCGAGGGAATTAATTGAGAACGAAAAGGAACGAGCGGAGCATGTAATGCTTGTAGATTTAGAACGAAATGATTTAGGGCGCGTTTGTAAATATGGCACTGTAGAAGTAGATGAATTTATGGTAATTGAAAAGTACTCACATGTTATGCATATCGTTTCTAATGTGCGTGGTGAGGTGGAAGAAGATAAGGATGCTTTCGATTTAGTGAAAGCTGTATTCCCTGGTGGAACAATTACCGGTGCCCCGAAAATACGTACGATGGAAATTATTGAAGAATTAGAACCTGTTCGACGAGGGATTTATACAGGTTCAATTGGTTGGATTGGTTATTCTGGAGATACGGAATTGAATATTGTAATTAGAACGCTTCTTGCTAAAGATGGGCAAGCGCATGTGCAAGCAGGAGCGGGAATTGTAATTGATTCAAATCCGAAAAATGAATATAAAGAGTCGTTAAAAAAGGCAATTGCTTTATGGCGTGCAAAAGAAAGTAGCGAAGAAACGGTTAGGTGA
- the pabA gene encoding aminodeoxychorismate/anthranilate synthase component II — translation MILMIDNYDSFTFNLVQFLGELGQELVIKRNDEVTIADIENMKPDFLMISPGPCSPNEAGISMEAIKYFAGKLPIFGVCLGHQSIAQVFGGEVVRAERLMHGKTSPMHHDGKTIFSDIPNPFTATRYHSLIVKKETLPDCLEVTSWTEEGEIMALRHTTLPIEGVQFHPESIMTSHGKELLQNFIRKYSPSVASC, via the coding sequence ATGATATTAATGATTGATAATTATGATTCTTTTACATTTAATTTGGTGCAATTTCTTGGAGAACTTGGACAAGAGCTTGTTATTAAGCGTAATGATGAAGTGACTATTGCAGATATTGAGAATATGAAACCAGATTTCTTAATGATTTCACCAGGTCCATGTAGTCCGAATGAAGCGGGAATTAGTATGGAAGCTATTAAATACTTTGCAGGAAAGCTTCCGATTTTTGGAGTTTGTCTTGGGCATCAATCTATTGCGCAAGTCTTTGGTGGAGAAGTTGTTCGAGCAGAGCGATTAATGCATGGGAAAACGTCGCCTATGCATCATGATGGAAAGACGATTTTCTCGGACATTCCTAATCCATTTACTGCAACGCGTTATCATTCCCTTATTGTTAAGAAAGAGACGTTACCTGATTGCTTAGAGGTAACATCTTGGACAGAGGAAGGGGAAATTATGGCGCTTCGTCATACAACATTACCGATTGAAGGTGTGCAGTTCCATCCGGAATCTATTATGACTTCTCATGGGAAAGAATTATTACAGAATTTCATTCGCAAATATAGTCCAAGCGTGGCATCGTGTTAA
- the pabC gene encoding aminodeoxychorismate lyase, with the protein MLIYVNGEYVEANEAKISPYDHGYLYGLGVFETFRIYNGHPFLLDDHYKRLIDALDTLQIKWTMTKDDVMLILKNLLVKNELEHAYVRFNVSAGVDEIGLQTEMYEEPSVIVFIKPLPAPGDIVEKEGVVLKQVRNTPEGAFRLKSHHYLNNILGKREIGNVVDKEGIFLTEAGYVAEGIVSNLFFVKDNVLYTPSLKTGILNGITRAFIIKVAEELRIEIKEGFFTKDELLSADEAFVTNSIQEIVPLYHIEGRDFPGKVGMITKRFMHLYEMQREKLWSRNELRRGDV; encoded by the coding sequence GTGTTAATTTACGTAAATGGTGAATATGTAGAAGCGAATGAAGCGAAAATTTCTCCTTATGACCATGGTTATTTATACGGACTTGGAGTTTTTGAGACGTTTCGTATTTATAATGGTCATCCTTTCTTGTTGGATGATCATTATAAACGTTTAATAGATGCGCTAGATACATTGCAAATCAAATGGACAATGACAAAAGATGATGTAATGCTTATTTTGAAAAATCTCCTCGTTAAGAATGAATTGGAGCATGCATATGTTCGTTTCAATGTATCGGCGGGTGTAGATGAAATAGGATTGCAAACCGAAATGTATGAAGAGCCGTCGGTTATTGTTTTTATAAAACCTTTACCAGCCCCAGGGGATATAGTGGAAAAAGAAGGGGTTGTTTTAAAACAAGTGCGAAATACACCAGAGGGTGCGTTTCGCTTGAAGTCCCATCATTATTTAAATAACATTTTAGGGAAACGCGAAATTGGAAATGTTGTGGATAAGGAAGGTATTTTTCTTACTGAAGCAGGTTATGTTGCAGAGGGTATTGTTTCGAATCTCTTTTTTGTGAAAGACAATGTTTTGTATACGCCTTCGCTAAAAACAGGGATTTTAAATGGTATCACTCGTGCATTTATTATAAAGGTTGCAGAGGAGCTTCGTATAGAAATAAAGGAAGGTTTCTTTACGAAAGATGAATTGCTTTCAGCAGATGAAGCTTTTGTAACGAATTCCATTCAAGAAATTGTTCCGCTTTATCATATAGAGGGACGAGATTTCCCGGGTAAAGTCGGAATGATTACAAAAAGGTTTATGCATCTTTATGAAATGCAGAGAGAGAAATTGTGGAGTAGAAATGAATTGCGAAGAGGAGATGTGTAA
- the folP gene encoding dihydropteroate synthase: protein MNCEEEMCNLKWDYDLRCGEYTLNLNEKTLIMGILNVTPDSFSDGGSYNEVDAAVRHAKEMKDEGAHIIDIGGESTRPGFAKVSVEEEIKRVVPMIQTVSKEVELPISIDTYKAEVAKQAIEAGAHIINDIWGAKAEPKIAEVAAHYDVPIILMHNRDNMSYRNLMADMIADLYDSIKIAKAAGVRDENIILDPGIGFAKTPEQNLEAMRNLEQLNVLGYPVLLGTSRKSFIGHVLDLPVEERLEGTGATVCLGIEKGCEFVRVHDVKEMARMAKMMDAMIGKGVK from the coding sequence ATGAATTGCGAAGAGGAGATGTGTAATTTGAAGTGGGATTATGATTTGCGCTGCGGCGAATATACATTGAATTTAAATGAAAAGACATTAATTATGGGGATTTTAAATGTAACGCCAGATTCATTTTCTGATGGTGGGAGTTACAACGAAGTGGATGCTGCGGTGCGCCATGCGAAAGAAATGAAAGATGAAGGTGCTCATATTATTGATATTGGTGGTGAATCTACTCGCCCGGGTTTCGCTAAAGTTTCGGTGGAAGAAGAAATTAAACGAGTTGTTCCGATGATCCAAACGGTTTCGAAGGAAGTGGAATTGCCTATTTCTATCGATACGTATAAAGCAGAAGTTGCGAAACAAGCAATTGAAGCTGGTGCTCACATTATTAATGATATTTGGGGGGCGAAGGCGGAACCGAAAATTGCTGAAGTTGCAGCTCATTATGATGTACCTATCATCTTAATGCATAACCGTGACAATATGAGTTATCGTAATTTAATGGCGGATATGATTGCTGATTTGTATGACAGTATTAAAATTGCTAAAGCTGCTGGTGTACGAGATGAGAATATTATTTTAGACCCAGGTATTGGTTTTGCTAAGACGCCTGAACAAAATTTGGAAGCGATGCGTAATTTAGAACAGTTAAATGTACTAGGTTATCCAGTTCTTTTAGGCACTTCAAGAAAGTCCTTTATTGGACATGTACTAGATTTACCGGTAGAGGAACGTCTTGAGGGAACTGGAGCTACCGTTTGTCTCGGTATTGAAAAGGGCTGTGAATTTGTTCGTGTTCATGATGTGAAAGAAATGGCGCGTATGGCTAAAATGATGGATGCGATGATTGGTAAGGGGGTAAAGTAA
- the folB gene encoding dihydroneopterin aldolase encodes MDKIYIHDMEFYGYHGVFPEENKLGQRFKVDLTVELDLKRAGESDDLEHSVNYGELFELCRKVVEDRTYKLVESIAENIATNILKQYESISRCTIKVIKPDPPIPGHYRAVAVEITRERS; translated from the coding sequence TTGGATAAAATTTATATCCATGATATGGAGTTTTACGGTTATCATGGTGTATTCCCAGAGGAAAATAAATTAGGTCAGAGGTTTAAAGTTGATTTAACGGTAGAATTGGATTTGAAACGTGCAGGAGAAAGTGATGACTTAGAGCATTCTGTCAATTATGGAGAGCTTTTTGAATTGTGTAGGAAAGTTGTCGAAGATAGAACGTATAAGCTTGTAGAGAGCATCGCTGAAAATATCGCTACAAATATATTGAAACAATATGAGAGTATTTCACGATGTACAATTAAGGTAATTAAACCAGATCCGCCGATACCGGGGCATTATCGCGCTGTAGCGGTAGAAATTACGAGAGAACGTTCATGA
- the folK gene encoding 2-amino-4-hydroxy-6-hydroxymethyldihydropteridine diphosphokinase produces the protein MNNIAYIALGSNIGERYTYLTEAIQFLNKSPYIQVDDVSSVYETDPVGYTDQSCFLNLVIKISTNLSPQELLKVTQKVENDLGRKREIRWGPRTIDLDILLYNQENIEAENLIVPHPRMFERAFVIVPLLEINQDIKQDISRSQVEEMKRREGVTVWKQKNGEDAFVLFES, from the coding sequence ATGAATAATATAGCGTACATTGCATTAGGTTCGAATATTGGAGAGCGTTATACGTATTTAACTGAAGCGATTCAGTTTTTAAATAAAAGTCCGTATATCCAAGTTGATGATGTTTCATCAGTGTATGAAACTGATCCAGTTGGCTATACTGACCAAAGTTGCTTTTTAAATTTAGTTATAAAAATTTCTACCAATTTATCACCACAAGAATTATTGAAAGTAACGCAAAAAGTAGAGAATGACCTAGGAAGAAAAAGGGAAATTAGATGGGGTCCGAGAACCATCGACCTTGACATCTTACTCTATAATCAAGAAAATATTGAAGCAGAGAATCTTATTGTTCCGCATCCGCGGATGTTCGAAAGAGCTTTTGTTATCGTTCCGTTGTTAGAAATTAATCAAGATATAAAACAAGACATTTCACGTTCACAAGTAGAAGAAATGAAAAGGCGAGAGGGAGTAACGGTATGGAAGCAGAAAAATGGGGAAGACGCATTCGTGCTTTTCGAAAGCTGA
- a CDS encoding helix-turn-helix domain-containing protein codes for MEAEKWGRRIRAFRKLKGYTQEGFAKELGVSVSVLGEVERGNRSPSQDFVVEVAKALKVSIDELMPK; via the coding sequence ATGGAAGCAGAAAAATGGGGAAGACGCATTCGTGCTTTTCGAAAGCTGAAAGGCTATACACAAGAAGGTTTTGCTAAAGAATTAGGGGTATCTGTATCTGTTTTAGGTGAAGTTGAGAGAGGGAATCGATCGCCTTCCCAAGATTTTGTAGTAGAAGTTGCTAAAGCATTAAAGGTCTCGATAGATGAACTAATGCCAAAGTAA
- the dusB gene encoding tRNA dihydrouridine synthase DusB: MLKIANIEMKNPVVLAPMAGVCNSAFRLTVKEFGAGLVCAEMVSDKAILLNNKRTLDMLYIDEREKPLSLQIFGGEKETLVDAAKYVDKYTTADIIDINMGCPVPKITKCDAGAKWLLDPNKIYEMVAAVVDAVEKPVTVKMRIGWDEEHIFAIENARAVERAGGQAVAVHGRTRVQMYEGKADWDIIKQVKQAVNIPVIGNGDVETPQDAKRMLDEIGVDGVMIGRAALGDPWMIYRTVKYLETGELMPEPTVREKIDVCMLHLDRLIDLKNENVAVREMRKHAAWYLKGVRGNASVRNGINTCNTRQDLANVLGAFVEEVEAKQQTIYVG; this comes from the coding sequence GTGTTAAAGATTGCAAATATTGAGATGAAAAATCCGGTTGTACTAGCACCGATGGCGGGAGTGTGTAACTCTGCATTCCGTTTAACAGTAAAAGAATTTGGTGCAGGCTTAGTTTGTGCTGAAATGGTAAGTGATAAGGCGATATTACTTAATAATAAGAGAACGTTAGATATGTTATATATCGACGAGAGAGAAAAGCCATTAAGTTTACAAATTTTTGGTGGAGAGAAAGAAACGCTTGTAGATGCTGCGAAATATGTAGATAAATATACGACAGCAGACATTATTGATATTAATATGGGTTGTCCAGTACCAAAAATCACTAAGTGTGATGCAGGAGCAAAATGGCTTTTAGATCCAAATAAAATATATGAAATGGTAGCGGCAGTTGTAGATGCTGTTGAAAAGCCAGTTACAGTTAAAATGCGTATAGGTTGGGATGAAGAACATATTTTCGCAATAGAAAATGCTAGAGCTGTTGAGCGTGCTGGTGGACAGGCAGTGGCAGTTCATGGACGTACACGAGTGCAAATGTATGAAGGAAAAGCAGATTGGGATATTATTAAACAAGTAAAGCAAGCTGTGAATATCCCGGTTATTGGAAATGGTGATGTTGAAACACCGCAAGATGCGAAGCGTATGCTTGATGAAATTGGTGTAGATGGTGTTATGATTGGCCGTGCTGCTCTTGGGGATCCGTGGATGATTTATCGTACGGTAAAGTATTTAGAGACGGGTGAATTAATGCCGGAACCAACAGTGCGCGAGAAAATTGATGTATGTATGTTGCATCTAGATCGTCTTATCGATTTAAAGAATGAAAATGTTGCTGTAAGAGAGATGAGAAAGCATGCGGCTTGGTATTTAAAAGGTGTTCGTGGTAATGCGAGTGTGCGTAATGGCATCAATACTTGCAACACACGTCAAGACCTTGCGAATGTATTAGGTGCATTTGTAGAAGAAGTAGAAGCGAAACAACAAACAATTTATGTTGGTTAA
- the lysS gene encoding lysine--tRNA ligase: MDNMNHEELNDQLLVRREKLHNLREQGIDPFGKRFERTNSTTDLVSLYGEFSKEELEEKEITVSIAGRIMTKRGKGKAGFAHIQDLHGQVQIYVRKDTVGDEEYELFTTADLGDLVGIEGKVFKTNVGELSVKATGFTLLTKSLRPLPDKYHGLKDVEQRYRQRYLDLITSMESRETFVTRSKIIREMRRYLDDNGYLEVETPMMHAIAGGASARPFTTHHNALDMELYMRIAIELHLKRLIVGGLEKVYEIGRVFRNEGVSTRHNPEFTMIELYEAYADYNDIMKLTENMVAHIAKKVLGTTTIQYGDYEINLEPEWTRLHMVDAIKQHSGADFWNPMSVEEARELAKEHNVEIKDTMEVGHIINEFFEQKVEDKLIQPTFIYGHPVEISPLAKKNDEDPRFTDRFELFIVAREHANAFTELNDPIDQKERFEAQLKEREQGNDEAHMMDDDYIEALEYGMPPTGGLGIGIDRLVMLLTNAPSIRDVLLFPAMRHKQD; this comes from the coding sequence ATGGATAACATGAACCACGAAGAATTAAACGACCAATTGCTTGTTCGTCGTGAAAAGCTACATAATTTACGTGAGCAAGGAATCGATCCGTTTGGTAAACGATTTGAACGCACAAATTCAACAACAGACTTAGTAAGTCTATATGGAGAATTCTCTAAAGAAGAATTAGAAGAGAAAGAAATCACTGTTTCTATCGCTGGTCGTATTATGACAAAACGCGGTAAAGGAAAAGCTGGATTCGCGCACATTCAAGATTTACACGGACAAGTTCAAATTTACGTTCGTAAAGATACTGTTGGAGATGAAGAGTACGAATTATTTACGACAGCAGATTTAGGTGACTTAGTAGGTATTGAAGGTAAAGTGTTCAAAACGAACGTTGGAGAACTTTCAGTAAAAGCAACAGGATTTACACTTTTAACGAAATCCCTTCGTCCATTACCGGATAAATACCATGGATTAAAAGATGTTGAACAACGTTACCGTCAACGTTACTTAGACTTAATTACAAGTATGGAAAGTCGTGAAACATTTGTTACTCGTAGTAAAATCATTCGTGAGATGAGAAGATATTTAGATGACAACGGTTATCTTGAAGTAGAAACGCCTATGATGCACGCGATTGCAGGTGGAGCATCTGCTCGTCCTTTCACAACGCACCATAATGCGTTAGATATGGAATTATATATGCGTATCGCAATTGAACTTCATTTAAAACGTCTTATTGTGGGTGGATTAGAAAAAGTTTATGAGATCGGCCGTGTATTCCGTAATGAGGGTGTATCAACTCGTCATAACCCTGAGTTTACGATGATTGAATTATATGAAGCATATGCTGATTATAATGATATTATGAAACTAACAGAAAATATGGTTGCTCATATTGCGAAAAAAGTATTGGGTACAACAACAATCCAATATGGTGATTATGAAATTAATCTAGAACCAGAATGGACACGTCTTCATATGGTAGATGCAATTAAGCAACACTCTGGAGCAGATTTCTGGAATCCAATGAGTGTAGAAGAAGCGCGTGAACTTGCAAAAGAACATAATGTAGAAATTAAGGATACAATGGAAGTTGGTCATATTATTAATGAGTTCTTCGAACAAAAAGTAGAAGATAAATTAATCCAACCGACATTTATTTATGGTCATCCGGTAGAAATTTCGCCACTTGCGAAAAAGAATGACGAAGATCCACGATTCACAGATCGTTTCGAGTTATTTATCGTTGCACGTGAACATGCGAATGCATTCACTGAGTTAAACGATCCAATCGATCAAAAAGAACGTTTTGAAGCTCAATTAAAAGAGCGCGAGCAAGGTAATGATGAAGCTCACATGATGGATGATGATTATATCGAAGCTCTTGAGTACGGTATGCCTCCTACGGGCGGATTAGGAATCGGTATTGATCGTTTAGTTATGTTATTAACAAATGCACCATCTATTCGCGATGTACTATTATTCCCTGCTATGCGTCATAAGCAAGACTAA